The following proteins are encoded in a genomic region of Gossypium hirsutum isolate 1008001.06 chromosome D05, Gossypium_hirsutum_v2.1, whole genome shotgun sequence:
- the LOC107941624 gene encoding probable beta-1,3-galactosyltransferase 14 has product MPSSPKFFHARTSPPATPHTRSTLLIFAFLLTFAILSFLFALSSFLSSGGSGYRCRNSDPRSVRVIWDKTGHGNNGRSAAGDDDGTKRHKIMGFVGIQTGFGSTGRRQSLRKTWMPSDRQGLQRLEEATGLAFRFVIGRTNDKSKMAELKKEVAEYDDFLLLDIEEEYSKLPYKTLAFFKAAYALFDSEFYVKADDDIYLRPDRLSLLLVKERSHSQTYLGCMKKGPVFTDPKLKWYEPLSFLLGKEYFLHAYGPIYALSADVVASLVALRNDSFRMFSNEDVTIGAWMLAMNVNHEDNRALCEPECTQSSVAVWDIPKCSGLCNPETKMLELHQIDACSKSPTLPSDDD; this is encoded by the exons ATGCCATCCTCTCCCAAGTTCTTCCACGCGCGCACTTCGCCGCCGGCAACGCCTCACACCAGATCTACTCTCCTCATCTTCGCCTTCCTCCTCACCTTCGCCATTCTCTCTTTCCTCTTCGCCCTCTCTTCTTTCCTTTCCTCCGGTGGATCCGGTTACCGTTGCCGGAACTCCGACCCTAGATCCGTCCGTGTCATTTGGGACAAAACTGGTCATGGCAACAACGGTCGTTCCGCTGCTGGTGATGATGATGGGACTAAGAGGCATAAAATAATGGGCTTCGTTGGGATCCAAACCGGGTTTGGCTCCACTGGTCGGAGACAGTCTTTGAGAAAGACATGGATGCCTTCTGATCGTCAAGGCCTTCAACG attggAAGAAGCAACTGGATTAGCTTTTAGGTTTGTAATTGGTAGAACAAATGATAAATCAAAGATGGCAGAGCTGAAAAAAGAAGTAGCAGAATATGATGATTTCCTTTTGTTAGATATTGAGGAGGAGTACAGTAAGCTCCCGTACAAAAC GTTAGCATTCTTTAAAGCTGCGTATGCACTCTTTGATTCAGAGTTTTACGTCAAAGCTGATGATGATATATATTTGAGGCCAG ATCGGCTATCACTTTTACTAGTAAAAGAACGTTCTCACTCTCAGACTTACCTTGGTTGCATGAAAAAGGGTCCGGTATTCACCGATCCTAAGCTAAAATG GTATGAGCCATTATCCTTTCTCCTAGGCAAGGAGTACTTTCTTCACGCCTACGGTCCAATATATGCTCTTTCAGCTGATGTTGTTGCAAGTTTGGTTGCTCTAAGAAACGACAG TTTTCGGATGTTCAGTAATGAGGATGTGACCATTGGTGCATGGATGCTTGCAATGAATGTCAACCATGAGGATAATCGAGCATTATGTGAGCCAGAGTGTACGCAATCATCTGTTGCTGTCTGGGATATCCCCAAATGTTCAG GGCTATGCAATCCGGAGACAAAGATG